From Candidatus Hydrogenedens sp., one genomic window encodes:
- a CDS encoding PhoPQ-activated protein PqaA family protein: protein MSSISGDIPSNIGVYRIDERIAEGGFGVVYRGFDPRLKREVAIKVLHPQHSSEPGRVARFLREAQSAARLNYPGIVQIYDIVEENQRLALVMEYVHGKNLDRFIRDNPSLSLVERIDIGVQIAEALYLAHQAEIVHRDVKPANILVDDNGIVKLTDFNLARLRDTSLTPLTGEHNVLGTPAYMSPEQCLGKEATPQSDIYSLGVVLYFIFTGSLPFEAENYLALMRQHTDTPPTPVRLINPDLPVSLEKLISQCLLKNPEGRPSSGKEIADRLREIKNDLIKKESGEMPVLEQKTMILSDTTTPITTEHTLQNKETPHGYPITPSDSQKIQYQTPTPTPSPSTPLDPKTPAGATPTPPPSVPHTPYEVRSGTVSPTPMAMPMQPSPTVTASTPIPPNPTVMGTPYTPMPTPFPYETVALPPKHSNLKTNLFVMLLLLISLISLCLSGFIVYTYYFNGALPGIGKSLTSLTKQETSNTEPIDYSKVLSNFVKEYDNNYKFEVIEEKQGDGYKAYILDFTSQSWHSEKTVPPVWRHWLTVIVPKQRVKDIGMLVLTNGFSTSETPMSEIPPYFISLAVSSKSVVSILEGFPRDKVGIYKTPTQIEHLEPAEFFSWSLKQYFETHETSWIVFCPLVKTVVRAMDAVQELLLKNLRSEIPLKEFVLCADAPFFASWLVPPVDNRITALVSINATGFHLEQQIKRMFMDEIALPNLFAEMDDAGLFPLLETEDGENLLKVIDPYYYREALKIPKLIISISNNQWQDMISLSEQVISEIPDPVNWLIYPQLQLSREYAFLPQQTLYNFTPTSNSNLRIYDFKDTIQVFYQRLLGQKNMPVFQWEFSSQGDCRIRVSEEIIECRLWYCSADKRGTIFQPENKNWKYKVLSESAEGIYRLTIPVQPQQYTAVFAEVIFPSLMGVHFPLTTDIHIVPPQNTNETNNISQ from the coding sequence GTGTCAAGTATATCAGGAGACATACCTTCAAATATTGGCGTATACCGCATAGATGAGCGAATTGCTGAAGGTGGTTTTGGTGTGGTTTATCGTGGTTTTGACCCGCGTTTGAAACGGGAAGTTGCCATTAAAGTACTTCATCCTCAGCATTCCTCAGAACCGGGGCGTGTAGCTCGGTTTCTTCGTGAAGCACAAAGTGCGGCTCGTCTAAACTATCCGGGTATTGTCCAGATTTATGATATTGTTGAAGAAAATCAGCGGTTAGCGTTAGTGATGGAGTATGTTCACGGGAAAAATTTAGACCGATTTATTCGGGATAATCCAAGTCTTTCCTTAGTAGAACGAATTGATATAGGTGTGCAAATAGCAGAGGCGTTGTATTTAGCCCATCAAGCGGAGATTGTCCATCGGGATGTGAAGCCAGCGAATATTCTTGTTGATGATAATGGAATTGTTAAATTAACGGATTTCAATCTTGCCCGACTGAGGGATACATCATTAACTCCGCTGACGGGTGAGCATAATGTATTAGGCACACCTGCTTATATGTCACCGGAACAATGTTTGGGTAAGGAAGCAACTCCTCAATCGGACATTTATTCGTTAGGTGTTGTTTTATATTTTATATTCACAGGGTCCTTACCATTTGAGGCGGAAAATTATCTGGCTCTGATGAGGCAACATACCGATACTCCACCTACTCCTGTCCGTCTGATAAATCCCGACCTGCCTGTCTCTCTCGAAAAACTTATTTCGCAATGTCTTCTAAAAAATCCGGAAGGAAGACCTTCCTCAGGCAAAGAAATAGCAGACCGTCTTCGCGAAATCAAGAATGATTTGATAAAGAAAGAATCTGGGGAAATGCCTGTTTTAGAACAGAAGACAATGATATTGTCAGATACCACAACTCCTATAACGACGGAACATACATTACAAAATAAAGAAACGCCCCATGGATACCCTATAACACCCAGCGACAGTCAAAAAATACAATATCAAACACCTACCCCGACACCATCACCATCAACTCCCCTGGACCCTAAAACCCCCGCTGGAGCAACTCCAACACCTCCCCCTTCAGTGCCGCATACGCCATATGAAGTTCGTAGTGGAACTGTAAGCCCTACTCCTATGGCAATGCCGATGCAACCATCTCCAACAGTTACCGCAAGCACACCTATACCACCCAATCCGACTGTTATGGGAACTCCTTATACCCCTATGCCAACCCCTTTCCCTTATGAAACCGTCGCATTGCCTCCAAAACATTCAAATTTGAAAACAAATCTATTTGTTATGCTACTTCTTCTTATTTCGCTGATTTCTCTTTGTCTGAGCGGATTTATTGTATATACCTATTACTTTAATGGAGCACTTCCGGGAATAGGAAAAAGTCTAACATCGTTAACCAAACAAGAAACATCCAACACAGAACCCATAGACTATTCAAAGGTATTATCAAACTTTGTAAAAGAATATGACAATAATTATAAATTTGAGGTAATTGAAGAGAAGCAAGGTGATGGCTACAAAGCATATATCCTCGATTTTACTTCCCAGAGTTGGCATTCGGAAAAGACCGTTCCCCCTGTATGGAGACATTGGCTAACTGTAATTGTGCCCAAACAACGGGTAAAAGATATCGGGATGCTGGTGCTGACAAATGGATTTTCGACATCCGAGACGCCTATGAGTGAAATTCCCCCTTATTTCATTTCACTTGCAGTATCCTCAAAGTCAGTGGTATCCATACTTGAAGGCTTTCCACGGGATAAGGTAGGTATCTACAAAACCCCAACGCAAATAGAACATTTAGAACCTGCTGAATTTTTCAGCTGGAGTTTAAAACAATATTTTGAGACACATGAGACCAGTTGGATAGTTTTTTGTCCATTAGTCAAGACAGTAGTTCGGGCTATGGACGCAGTTCAGGAATTATTACTGAAAAATTTGCGTTCAGAAATTCCCCTGAAAGAGTTTGTCCTGTGTGCAGATGCCCCTTTCTTTGCATCTTGGTTGGTGCCACCGGTGGATAATCGTATAACAGCGCTGGTCTCCATAAATGCTACAGGTTTCCATCTGGAACAACAAATAAAACGTATGTTTATGGATGAGATAGCCCTTCCGAACCTCTTTGCAGAAATGGACGACGCTGGACTATTCCCCCTATTAGAAACAGAAGATGGCGAAAACTTATTAAAAGTAATAGACCCTTATTATTATCGTGAAGCATTAAAAATTCCGAAACTTATCATCTCTATAAGCAATAACCAATGGCAGGATATGATTTCCCTTTCCGAGCAGGTTATTTCTGAAATACCAGACCCTGTAAACTGGCTGATTTATCCGCAATTGCAATTATCACGCGAATATGCCTTCTTACCCCAACAAACACTTTATAATTTCACACCGACATCCAATTCCAATCTCCGCATATATGATTTTAAGGATACCATACAGGTGTTCTATCAGCGGCTGTTAGGACAGAAAAATATGCCCGTTTTCCAATGGGAATTTTCCTCACAAGGGGATTGTCGTATTCGAGTGAGTGAAGAAATTATAGAATGCCGATTATGGTATTGCAGTGCGGACAAACGGGGAACTATTTTCCAGCCTGAAAACAAAAACTGGAAATATAAAGTACTCTCTGAATCAGCAGAAGGTATTTACAGATTAACAATACCTGTCCAACCCCAACAATATACCGCAGTATTTGCGGAAGTTATTTTCCCCAGTCTAATGGGTGTCCATTTCCCACTAACTACCGATATTCATATCGTCCCACCCCAAAATACAAACGAAACCAACAATATCAGCCAGTAA
- a CDS encoding PBP1A family penicillin-binding protein — translation MEYTVIPQRGCAWLFFSSMLIVGALWGSALGVFVWILDDAQNVISSLETFRPKTGTKVYADTGELLYTFTIEDRQLVPLSQIPLHVQKAFIATEDALFYSHKGVRPDAIINAVLYGLRTGRFRGGSTITQQVVRNVETLGVGQERSVKRKIREAIVALQVEREFTKDEILELYLNQVFLGINAYGVESASRQYFGKSVQDLTLSEGATLAGLTRAPNINEPINHFKNAMERRNIVLGQMLEEGFITEKEYQEALAEDLSSRVITPEKREQLKKEGIDIYEPYRIKAPYFVEEIRKILLSKYSVSEVFEGGLSVYTTLDYPLQKVAEATLEEHLTKFDKPRLDTKDFIPVSGALVCVDNRPGYEGFVRVLVGGRDWEEEKYNTATQAKRQPGSSVKPFIWMSAIASGMTPSTLINDSPFVRVMPNGRVWAPKNFDGSFRGPIPLRQAIEKSVNIVSIRLVDMLGLNFVRTFFERCELNTVVSNSVGLTLGLGTVEVTILSHTIAYSVFAHNGMKFYPVFIKEIRDAEGLLLYDYHLYQQKEQVVDPKVAYVTMHMLKGVCIPDPSLGYYPTGHRASALKRPVGGKTGTTNNCRDAWFCGFTTDYTTVVWVGYKDNRSLGRGVNYTGGRLACPIWVDFMMFAEKDLPVRDFTVPSGVQFYKINRITGTLGGSYIEAYIEGTAPPTFYAVPKRTEETVPEEALLEPIDKNQPSTSTTTEPATPSETEVAPLLPPEEQQNPDPGF, via the coding sequence ATGGAGTATACAGTTATACCTCAGCGCGGTTGTGCATGGCTATTTTTTAGTTCCATGTTAATAGTGGGAGCCTTATGGGGTTCGGCGCTCGGGGTGTTTGTGTGGATATTAGATGATGCTCAGAATGTTATTTCCTCTTTAGAAACTTTTCGCCCGAAAACAGGCACGAAAGTATATGCAGATACTGGGGAACTCCTGTATACATTTACGATTGAAGACCGACAATTAGTCCCTCTCAGCCAGATACCCCTCCATGTGCAAAAGGCGTTTATTGCTACGGAAGATGCCTTATTCTATTCGCACAAAGGTGTCCGACCGGATGCCATTATCAACGCTGTCCTTTATGGTCTACGCACAGGTCGTTTTCGCGGTGGAAGTACCATTACTCAGCAGGTTGTCCGAAATGTGGAGACTTTAGGTGTTGGGCAGGAACGGTCTGTAAAGAGGAAAATTCGTGAGGCTATTGTCGCTTTACAGGTCGAACGAGAATTTACAAAAGACGAGATATTAGAACTGTATTTAAATCAGGTGTTTTTAGGAATTAATGCTTACGGTGTAGAATCTGCTTCAAGGCAATATTTCGGGAAGAGTGTGCAGGATTTAACGCTAAGTGAAGGGGCAACTCTTGCGGGTTTAACTCGCGCTCCGAATATAAATGAACCGATTAATCATTTCAAAAATGCTATGGAACGCAGGAACATCGTTTTGGGACAAATGCTGGAAGAGGGGTTTATTACAGAAAAGGAATATCAAGAGGCTTTAGCTGAGGATTTATCTTCACGGGTAATCACACCTGAAAAAAGGGAGCAACTAAAAAAGGAAGGAATTGATATTTATGAACCCTATCGGATAAAGGCTCCTTATTTTGTGGAAGAAATTCGGAAAATTCTGCTCTCCAAATATTCTGTAAGCGAAGTGTTTGAGGGGGGATTAAGTGTATATACAACACTGGACTATCCCTTACAAAAAGTAGCCGAAGCAACTTTAGAAGAACATCTGACAAAGTTCGACAAACCGCGCCTTGATACAAAAGATTTTATTCCTGTTTCCGGTGCATTGGTCTGTGTTGATAATCGCCCGGGGTATGAAGGCTTCGTCCGTGTTTTGGTTGGTGGTAGGGATTGGGAAGAGGAAAAATACAATACTGCAACACAGGCAAAGCGACAACCCGGCTCCAGCGTGAAACCTTTTATATGGATGTCTGCTATAGCTTCAGGGATGACACCGTCCACACTGATTAACGATTCCCCATTCGTTCGTGTTATGCCTAATGGGCGAGTTTGGGCTCCGAAAAATTTTGATGGCTCTTTCCGTGGTCCTATTCCTCTGCGGCAGGCTATTGAAAAATCTGTAAATATTGTTTCTATTCGTCTGGTAGATATGTTAGGTTTGAATTTTGTTCGCACCTTTTTTGAACGATGCGAATTGAATACTGTGGTTAGCAATTCTGTAGGGCTAACATTAGGTCTGGGAACCGTAGAAGTGACAATACTCAGCCATACAATTGCCTATTCCGTCTTTGCTCATAACGGAATGAAATTCTATCCTGTGTTCATAAAAGAAATTCGTGATGCAGAAGGTTTACTTCTTTACGATTATCACCTATATCAACAAAAAGAGCAGGTGGTTGACCCGAAGGTTGCTTATGTTACCATGCACATGTTAAAAGGGGTTTGCATACCAGATCCCTCATTGGGTTACTATCCAACGGGACACCGTGCCAGTGCCTTGAAAAGACCCGTAGGAGGCAAAACAGGAACCACCAATAACTGTCGGGATGCATGGTTCTGCGGATTTACCACAGATTATACTACCGTTGTATGGGTTGGTTATAAGGATAATCGTAGTTTAGGTCGAGGAGTAAACTATACCGGAGGACGGCTTGCATGCCCCATTTGGGTTGACTTTATGATGTTTGCCGAAAAAGACCTGCCCGTCCGCGATTTTACAGTTCCTTCCGGTGTTCAATTCTACAAAATTAACCGTATTACGGGCACCCTTGGCGGTTCCTATATAGAAGCATATATTGAAGGAACAGCCCCACCTACTTTCTATGCAGTTCCCAAAAGAACAGAAGAAACCGTCCCTGAAGAAGCACTTCTAGAACCTATTGACAAAAATCAACCGTCAACATCTACAACAACAGAACCTGCAACCCCTTCTGAAACGGAAGTTGCCCCTCTCCTTCCACCAGAAGAACAACAAAACCCTGACCCCGGCTTCTAA
- a CDS encoding VanZ family protein produces MKTKYLIITVLYAMFIFWLSIQPITQITPDWFPYQDKVFHALMYGVLSTLISVGMLRSEQKYSNSTICYISVGISFVYGFIIEICQIFVPTRSFDWFDSLANLIGSLMSVILVMCFSFIISKLFVTEKISL; encoded by the coding sequence GTGAAAACAAAGTATTTAATTATAACAGTCTTATATGCTATGTTCATTTTCTGGTTATCTATCCAGCCGATAACACAAATAACACCGGATTGGTTTCCGTATCAAGATAAGGTGTTTCATGCCCTAATGTATGGAGTTTTATCAACTCTTATATCGGTAGGAATGTTGCGAAGTGAACAAAAATATTCAAATAGCACCATTTGCTATATCTCTGTAGGCATATCCTTTGTTTATGGTTTTATTATTGAGATATGCCAAATTTTTGTGCCGACACGGTCTTTCGATTGGTTCGATTCATTGGCAAATTTGATAGGTTCCCTGATGAGCGTTATTTTAGTGATGTGCTTTTCATTTATAATTAGCAAATTATTTGTAACGGAAAAAATATCCCTGTAG
- a CDS encoding sulfatase, with the protein MPARIKSILLIFFLSSFCFECSRADVVSPPNINNGNYVSPDIFFIVIDSLRADHLGVYGYHRNTSPFIDEIAKQSLIFEKAYSASTYTCESVSAILMGRYPSSTPWSTGWRAQIDPTVVTLPEALKNQGYTTLLFTDHPALEEQMFGKGFDYVKVLTKQFGISGNGVKLVEEILKYINTLEKEKPIFIYVHIYDPHEPYEPPPSYYLRFDNKIYPKPLRLYDEIRFHLPELVQQGFGPGEERFEDLVLRYDAEIALTDDCVKTLYHSLQKLRANRNAIWLFTADHGEEFLDHNFLEHAWRLYLETIHVPLIVHAPYISSQSQSIEEEVSLIDMFPTLLRMLGISWTDPQWDGMALPLTDWWKGEKKELPQERIIFSELYLPSRTIGRSLIKKGWQYLNWQQWLTWQECSEYAQKQKQLREEYISGKRQPRSFCIEPEFEELFIPNEKGFPQKLADKTQHTEMWNYFKKEWEKWCSSRPVMKTDKEKLELNPPPQEEPKGEMSSEEKEKITSGGYF; encoded by the coding sequence ATGCCTGCAAGGATAAAAAGCATATTACTCATTTTTTTCCTTTCTTCTTTTTGTTTCGAGTGCAGTAGAGCCGATGTAGTCTCTCCACCGAATATAAATAATGGTAACTATGTATCGCCGGATATATTTTTTATCGTAATAGACTCCCTTCGTGCAGACCATTTAGGTGTTTATGGTTATCATCGCAATACCAGCCCCTTTATAGATGAAATTGCTAAACAGAGCCTTATTTTTGAAAAAGCCTATTCCGCTTCGACATATACATGTGAAAGTGTGAGTGCTATTTTAATGGGGCGCTACCCCTCGTCTACTCCATGGAGTACAGGTTGGCGAGCACAAATAGACCCAACGGTTGTAACTCTACCTGAGGCTCTCAAAAATCAAGGTTATACAACTTTGTTGTTCACAGACCATCCCGCACTGGAAGAACAAATGTTCGGAAAAGGTTTTGATTATGTAAAAGTGCTAACAAAGCAGTTTGGTATTAGTGGGAACGGGGTTAAACTTGTAGAGGAAATCTTGAAATATATAAACACACTTGAAAAAGAAAAGCCCATTTTTATCTATGTGCATATTTACGACCCCCATGAGCCTTATGAACCACCACCTTCTTACTATCTCCGATTTGATAATAAAATTTATCCGAAACCTCTTCGCTTATATGATGAAATTCGGTTCCATTTGCCAGAATTGGTTCAGCAAGGTTTTGGTCCTGGTGAAGAGCGATTTGAAGATTTAGTTCTTCGTTATGATGCGGAAATTGCACTTACGGATGATTGTGTAAAAACACTTTATCATTCGTTACAAAAACTACGGGCTAATAGAAATGCAATCTGGCTGTTTACTGCCGACCATGGAGAGGAATTTTTAGACCATAACTTTCTTGAACATGCCTGGCGATTATATCTTGAGACCATTCATGTTCCGCTTATCGTTCATGCTCCTTATATAAGTTCGCAAAGCCAGAGCATAGAGGAAGAGGTGTCTTTGATAGATATGTTCCCAACACTTTTAAGAATGCTTGGAATATCATGGACAGACCCCCAATGGGATGGGATGGCGTTGCCTTTAACGGATTGGTGGAAAGGAGAGAAAAAGGAACTTCCCCAAGAACGAATTATTTTTTCAGAGTTATATCTTCCCTCTCGAACTATAGGTCGCTCACTGATTAAAAAAGGATGGCAATATTTAAATTGGCAACAATGGCTTACCTGGCAGGAATGTTCTGAATATGCCCAGAAGCAAAAACAACTTCGAGAGGAATATATAAGCGGGAAACGCCAACCCCGTTCGTTTTGTATAGAACCCGAATTTGAAGAATTATTCATTCCGAATGAAAAGGGATTTCCTCAAAAACTTGCAGATAAAACACAACATACCGAAATGTGGAATTATTTCAAAAAAGAATGGGAAAAATGGTGTTCATCCCGTCCTGTTATGAAAACTGACAAAGAAAAATTGGAATTAAATCCTCCTCCACAGGAAGAGCCAAAAGGGGAAATGAGTTCTGAAGAAAAAGAAAAAATTACCAGTGGAGGCTATTTTTGA
- the trpS gene encoding tryptophan--tRNA ligase, with protein sequence MAESFKKKEVILSGIRPTGRLHYGNYFGAIRHFLKLQELDTSTCYYFVADYHALTTIATRENIYQNTIDMLRTYVACGLDPNKSIIYRQSDLPCTAELTLLLGMITNIGFLERGTTYKDKMSKLQEDAKIDGNPLSFGLLGYPVLMAADILIVRADKVPVGDDQRQHVEMAIDIAQRFNSRFGETLHVPQAVGREALRLPGLDGSSKMGKSEHNTLDLLDDKDTVLKKIRAVETSTDPLPLPVESNDPDIIIPHMPAGVGVLYRLLSLLAPEPLYLDFVQKYRNGEKFYGKLKQEVARLVSEFNAPIIEKFNHPDNNRDYVESFLRANAQKVTPVALNTVESVREAMGIGHSLYRA encoded by the coding sequence ATGGCTGAATCTTTTAAGAAAAAAGAAGTTATTTTATCTGGAATTCGTCCGACGGGTAGATTGCATTATGGTAATTATTTTGGTGCTATTCGTCATTTTTTAAAACTTCAGGAATTGGATACATCTACATGTTATTATTTCGTTGCCGATTATCATGCCCTGACAACGATTGCTACAAGAGAAAATATTTATCAGAATACCATTGATATGCTTCGCACTTATGTTGCTTGTGGTTTAGACCCGAACAAATCCATTATCTATCGGCAAAGTGATTTGCCCTGTACTGCAGAGTTAACTTTGTTATTGGGGATGATTACAAATATAGGTTTTTTGGAACGCGGGACTACCTATAAAGATAAAATGTCAAAATTACAGGAGGATGCCAAGATAGATGGAAATCCTCTTTCCTTTGGACTTTTAGGCTATCCGGTATTAATGGCCGCAGATATTTTAATAGTGCGAGCGGATAAAGTTCCTGTGGGCGATGACCAGCGTCAGCATGTAGAGATGGCTATTGATATTGCCCAGCGGTTTAACAGTCGTTTCGGAGAGACGCTTCATGTCCCACAGGCGGTTGGCAGAGAAGCCCTTCGACTTCCCGGTTTAGATGGTTCTTCCAAAATGGGTAAGAGTGAACATAATACTTTAGATTTATTAGATGATAAGGATACTGTATTAAAGAAGATTCGTGCCGTTGAGACATCCACAGACCCTTTGCCTTTACCTGTGGAAAGTAACGACCCGGACATTATTATTCCTCACATGCCTGCCGGTGTCGGTGTTTTATACAGACTTCTTTCCTTATTGGCACCGGAACCTTTATATCTGGATTTTGTTCAGAAATATCGGAATGGTGAAAAGTTTTATGGCAAATTAAAGCAGGAAGTAGCCCGATTGGTTTCCGAATTTAATGCACCTATAATTGAAAAATTCAATCACCCGGATAATAATCGAGATTATGTAGAATCCTTCCTTCGTGCCAATGCACAAAAAGTTACTCCTGTTGCTTTGAATACGGTAGAGTCGGTTCGGGAGGCAATGGGGATTGGACATTCTTTATATCGTGCATAA
- the acs gene encoding acetate--CoA ligase yields MAEEKKSISSLMVETRTFPPSEEVRKRAHIKSFDEYYQMWKRSIDDCENFWLEQAETLSWFKKPTKALEYTWNTEARVIRHTWFADGELNVAYNCLDRHLNTPTAKKTAIIWQGEPEEDVRRITYEELYKEVCKFANVLKSLGVKKGDRVCIYLPMIVELPIVMLACARIGAIHSIVFGGFSAESLRDRINDSACKILITSNTSLRSGKSIHLKEIADNAMKETPSIEKCVVVKRNNEPCPMTQGRDLWYDELMAKAADTCEPEKMNAEDYLFILYTSGSTGKPKGVVHSTAGYLLHVSLSHKYIFDIHDDDIYWCTADIGWVTGHSYIVYGPLCNGATTVMFEGVPTYPDAGRFWHIVDKFKCTVIYTAPTAIRTLIQKGDEWPAKYDLSSLRVLGSVGEPINPEAWIWYYEKIGKGRCPIVDTWWQTETGGILITPLPGAHTLKPGSACRPFFGVDPVILRDDATEVDANEGGKLCIRKPWPGMMRTTWGDHDRFIDTYFTMYKNLYFTGDGCRRDEDGDYWLMGRIDDVVNVSGHRIGTAEVESALVSHEKVAEAAVAPMPHPIKGQALYAYVTLVAGVEESEELRKELVTHVRKEIGPIAAPDVIQFARALPKTRSGKIMRRILRKIAENDLSNLGDTTTLADPSVVEELVNGRKALLKD; encoded by the coding sequence ATGGCAGAAGAAAAAAAATCTATTAGCTCACTGATGGTAGAAACCAGAACTTTTCCGCCATCTGAAGAAGTGCGAAAAAGAGCCCACATCAAATCGTTTGATGAGTATTACCAGATGTGGAAACGGTCTATTGATGACTGTGAGAATTTCTGGCTGGAACAGGCAGAGACTTTGTCCTGGTTTAAAAAGCCGACCAAAGCCCTGGAATATACATGGAACACAGAGGCACGTGTCATCCGCCACACATGGTTCGCTGATGGTGAATTAAATGTAGCTTATAACTGCCTTGACCGTCATTTAAATACACCCACAGCAAAGAAAACGGCTATTATCTGGCAGGGCGAACCCGAAGAAGATGTTAGACGCATTACCTATGAAGAACTTTACAAAGAGGTTTGCAAATTTGCGAATGTATTGAAATCTTTAGGTGTGAAGAAGGGTGACCGTGTATGTATTTATCTACCCATGATAGTTGAACTACCTATCGTTATGCTTGCTTGTGCTCGTATCGGTGCCATTCATTCTATCGTTTTTGGTGGTTTCAGTGCTGAATCTCTTCGTGACCGTATCAACGATTCTGCGTGCAAAATTCTCATTACATCGAACACATCCTTGCGTTCTGGTAAATCTATTCACTTAAAAGAAATTGCAGACAACGCAATGAAAGAAACTCCTTCTATTGAAAAATGTGTCGTTGTGAAAAGAAATAATGAACCCTGTCCCATGACCCAAGGAAGGGATTTATGGTATGACGAACTTATGGCAAAAGCCGCGGATACATGCGAACCTGAAAAAATGAATGCCGAAGACTACTTATTCATTCTTTACACCTCAGGTTCTACAGGTAAACCTAAGGGTGTTGTTCACAGCACAGCAGGTTATTTACTTCATGTATCTCTGTCCCATAAATACATTTTCGATATTCATGATGATGATATTTACTGGTGCACAGCGGATATTGGTTGGGTTACAGGACATAGTTATATCGTTTACGGTCCTCTTTGTAACGGTGCTACAACTGTTATGTTCGAAGGTGTTCCTACTTACCCCGATGCAGGCCGATTCTGGCACATTGTTGACAAATTTAAGTGCACCGTTATTTACACAGCACCCACAGCCATTCGCACACTCATCCAAAAAGGCGATGAATGGCCTGCCAAGTATGATTTAAGTTCTCTTCGTGTGTTAGGTTCCGTGGGTGAACCGATTAACCCCGAAGCATGGATATGGTATTACGAAAAGATAGGAAAAGGTCGTTGCCCGATAGTGGATACATGGTGGCAGACAGAAACAGGCGGTATCTTAATCACTCCGCTACCCGGTGCCCATACATTAAAGCCCGGAAGTGCTTGCAGGCCTTTCTTTGGTGTTGACCCTGTTATCCTTAGAGATGACGCAACCGAAGTAGATGCCAATGAAGGTGGCAAACTTTGTATTCGTAAGCCCTGGCCGGGCATGATGAGAACTACATGGGGTGACCATGATAGATTTATTGATACCTACTTCACCATGTATAAAAATCTTTACTTCACAGGTGATGGTTGCAGACGGGATGAAGATGGTGATTATTGGTTAATGGGTCGTATTGACGATGTGGTCAATGTTTCCGGTCACCGTATTGGAACAGCAGAAGTAGAAAGTGCATTGGTTTCCCATGAAAAAGTTGCGGAAGCCGCTGTCGCTCCAATGCCACATCCTATCAAAGGACAGGCATTATATGCTTATGTAACTCTGGTTGCGGGTGTTGAAGAAAGCGAAGAATTGAGAAAAGAGTTGGTCACGCATGTTCGTAAAGAAATTGGACCTATCGCTGCACCGGATGTTATTCAATTTGCCCGTGCATTGCCAAAGACCCGTTCGGGTAAGATTATGCGTCGTATCCTTCGCAAAATTGCAGAAAACGACCTTAGTAATTTAGGGGATACCACTACATTGGCTGACCCATCAGTCGTCGAAGAACTCGTTAATGGCAGAAAAGCCTTACTTAAAGACTAA